One Peromyscus maniculatus bairdii isolate BWxNUB_F1_BW_parent chromosome 14, HU_Pman_BW_mat_3.1, whole genome shotgun sequence genomic window carries:
- the LOC102904612 gene encoding disintegrin and metalloproteinase domain-containing protein 20-like → MAPFLWASTWTQVLLGGSLWISVLWVLLCPVCCSQGPPKWRFTTSEVVIPRKVPQRMGGSDRPDQLAYSMRFRGQRHVVHMKLKKNMIPENLPVYTTNDQGADQEDYPFVPRDCYFYSYLEGVPGSLATLDTCNGGLNGMLQVDDFTYEIKPLASSSKFEHVISLLVVEGFQKSKKCTNEENVVEADEFLKEMELSGSPRAAPVYLWRVHMRLVRMFYTITIEVTRLIQNYTASLELILIMNNIADSIYKQAGLTVYPYIIQIWETHNGLDINQWQNDPQQIMSRFGSYRNTEYEGRDMQPTTYALLAGMKYGGLDYAVMQNRACSRTKGVIIVYVTALHKFLSATLLCHALGHSLGLHHDTPGCVCFRRSSCVMNEFPALMDMMSNCSQADLHNIVSKVENCLTYPRAQFHRSERYEVPRCGDNKVSNSEQCDCGSLKECVNNSCCTTNCRFTPGSSCDVGRCCQQCSFAPAGTMCRDKLGICDLPEYCDGNTNNCPRNFYIQDGTPCSPLAVCMSGNCSDRDLQCQALFGYQVKDAKPACYKQLNTKGDRFGNCGEKLIRIGSRLHACEDDDIYCGLLHCDGVIRVPGGGEHTTFHHIRIQDIKEEYCFGYDVHHGTGVPNMGLVVDGATCGPGKYCRAQSCVFHQNLNFTCDVAACNHRGVCNNRGHCHCVHGWQPPNCEEEGSGGSVDSGPVPTSEEMLRAKIRVNINKILVVLCTRMILVLASLFFGGISKAVIFLDSRRRAPRE, encoded by the coding sequence ATGGCCCCCTTCCTCTGGGCATCTACCTGGACTCAAGTCCTCCTGGGAGGTTCTCTCTGGATATCTGTTCTCTGGGTACTGTTGTGCCCTGTCTGTTGTTCCCAGGGCCCACCCAAATGGCGCTTTACTACCTCTGAAGTTGTGATCCCCAGGAAGGTTCCCCAAAGAATGGGTGGAAGTGATAGGCCAGACCAGCTCGCCTATAGCATGCGCTTCAGAGGACAAAGACACGTGGTCCACATGAAACTCAAGAAGAACATGATTCCTGAAAATCTTCCTGTATACACTACTAATGATCAAGGAGCAGACCAGGAGGACTACCCATTTGTTCCTCGAGACTGTTACTTCTACAGCTACCTGGAAGGGGTCCCTGGGTCCCTCGCTACACTAGATACCTGCAATGGAGGTCTGAATGGCATGCTACAGGTGGATGACTTCACTTATGAAATCAAACCATTGGCATCTTCTTCCAAATTTGAGCATGTTATTTCTCTGCTTGTGGTAGAAGGGTTTCAGAAGTCTAAAAAGTGTACCAATGAAGAGAATGTGGTGGAGGCAGATGAATTCCTTAAAGAGATGGAACTTTCTGGAAGTCCCAGAGCAGCTCCGGTGTATTTGTGGCGTGTGCATATGAGATTAGTAAGAATGTTCTACACGATAACTATTGAAGTAACCAGACTCATCCAGAACTACACCGCCTCACTTGAGTTAATACTGATTATGAACAACATAGCAGACAGCATTTATAAACAAGCCGGCTTAACTGTCTATCCCTATATTATACAAATTTGGGAAACTCATAATGGACTGGATATAAACCAGTGGCAAAATGATCCTCAACAAATTATGTCACGGTTTGGCTCTTACAGAAATACCGAATACGAGGGGAGGGATATGCAGCCCACCACGTATGCCCTTTTAGCAGGAATGAAGTACGGAGGTTTAGATTACGCAGTCATGCAGAATAGAGCGTGCTCAAGAACTAAAGGAGTAATCATTGTATATGTGACAGCCTTGCATAAATTTCTGAGTGCAACTCTTTTGTGTCATGCACTAGGTCACAGTCTGGGTTTACACCATGATACACCGGGATGTGTTTGTTTCAGAAGAAGCAGTTGTGTCATGAATGAATTTCCTGCTCTAATGGATATGATGAGCAATTGTTCCCAGGCTGACCTACACAATATAGTTAGTAAAGTCGAAAATTGCCTGACTTACCCTCGTGCTCAATTTCATAGATCAGAACGATATGAAGTTCCTCGCTGTGGAGATAACAAGGTGAGTAACAGTGAGCAATGTGACTGCGGCTCCTTGAAAGAGTGCGTCAATAACAGCTGTTGTACAACCAATTGTCGCTTTACTCCGGGAAGTAGTTGTGATGTAGGACGTTGCTGTCAGCAATGTTCATTTGCACCCGCTGGAACTATGTGCAGAGACAAACTTGGTATTTGTGATCTGCCAGAATATTGTGATGGAAACACAAATAATTGCCCCCGAAATTTTTACATCCAGGATGGAACTCCCTGCTCACCACTAGCAGTTTGCATGTCAGGAAATTGCAGTGACCGTGATTTGCAGTGTCAAGCTCTTTTTGGATACCAAGTAAAGGATGCAAAACCAGCATGCTACAAACAGTTAAATACGAAAGGTGACCGATTTGGAAACTGTGGGGAGAAGTTGATTCGAATAGGAAGCAGATTGCATGCATGTGAAGATGACGATATTTATTGTGGACTGCTGCATTGTGATGGTGTCATTCGTGTACCTGGTGGAGGTGAGCACACCACATTTCATCACATAAGGATACAAGACATTAAGGAAGAATACTGCTTTGGGTATGATGTACACCATGGGACAGGTGTTCCAAATATGGGGCTTGTAGTGGATGGTGCAACCTGTGGCCCAGGGAAATACTGTAGAGCGCAATCTTGTGTTTTTCATCAAAACTTGAATTTCACATGCGACGTCGCTGCCTGTAATCACAGAGGGGTGTGTAACAACAGAGGCCATTGTCACTGTGTGCATGGTTGGCAACCACCAAACTGTGAAGAAGAAGGTTCAGGTGGTAGTGTAGACAGTGGCCCTGTGCCTACCTCTGAGGAAATGCTTCGAGCCAAAATACGTGTGAATATAAACAAGATACTAGTTGTTTTGTGTACTCGTATGATTCTTGTTTTGGCTTCACTTTTTTTTGGTGGAATTTCAAAAGCAGTAATTTTTCTGGACAGCAGACGGAGAGCTCCTCGTGAATGA